The Erinaceus europaeus chromosome 16, mEriEur2.1, whole genome shotgun sequence genome includes a window with the following:
- the SLC22A17 gene encoding solute carrier family 22 member 17 isoform X3, producing MAPRVATGTPEPSGGGGNKMDSTVEVAPNPNGQVGTLGDAVPAEQLQGELERPREREWGRDAGGGGLGSSLSLAVPPGPLSFEALLAQVGALGGGQQLQLGLCCLPMLFVALGMASDPIFTLAPPLHCHYGGLPPNASGREQPPNSSGVGVASAALVATSSDPACSGFAPPDFNHCLKDWDYNGLPVLTTNAIGQWDLVCDLGWQVILEQILFILGFASGYLFLGYPADRFGRRGIVLLTLGLVGPCGVGGAAAGSSTGVMALRFLLGFLLAGVDLGVYLMRLELCDPTQRLRVALAGELVGVGGHFLFLGLALVSKDWRFLQRLITAPCILFLFYGWPGLFLESARWLIVKRQIEEAQSVLRILAERNRPHGQMLGEEAQEALQELENTCPLPATSSFSFASLLNYRNIWKNLLILGFTNFIAHAIRHCYQPVGRGGSPSDFYLCSLLASGTAALACVFLGVTVDRFGRRGILLLAMTLTSIASLVLLGLWDYLNEAAITTFSVLGLFSSQAAGILSTLLAAEVIPTTVRGRGLGLIMALGALGGLSDPAQRLHMGHGAFLQHVVLAACALLCILSIMLLPETKRKLLPEVLRDGELCRRPSLLRQPPPSRCDHVPLLATPNPAL from the exons ATGGCCCCCAGGGTGGCCACCGGCACCCCCGAGCCCAGCGGCGGGGGCGGCAACAAGATGGACAGCACCGTGGAGGTCGCCCCCAACCCCAACGGA CAGGTCGGGACCCTCGGAGACGCGGTGCCCGCCGAGCAGCTGCAGGGGGAGCTGGAGCGCCCGCGGGAGCGGGAGTGGGGGCGCGACGCGGGCGGCGGCGGCCTGGGCAGCAGCCTGTCGCTGGCCGTGCCCCCCGGGCCCCTGAGCTTTGAGGCGCTGCTCGCCCAGGTGGGGGCGCTGGGCGGCGGCCAGCAGCTGCAGCTCGGCCTCTGCTGCCTGCCCATGCTCTTCGTGGCGCTGGGCATGGCCTCCGACCCTATCTTCACGCTGGCGCCCCCCCTGCACTGCCACTATGGGGGCCTCCCCCCCAATGCGTCCGGCAGGGAGCAGCCCCCCAACTCCAGCGGCGTCGGCGTGGCCAGCGCGGCCCTGGTGGCCACCAGCTCGGACCCCGCGTGCAGCGGCTTCGCCCCGCCGGACTTCAACCACTGCCTCAAGGACTGGGACTACAACGGTCTGCCGGTGCTCACCACCAACGCCATCGGCCAG TGGGATCTGGTGTGTGACCTGGGCTGGCAGGTGATCCTGGAGCAGATTCTGTTCATCTTGGGCTTTGCCTCTGGCTACCTGTTCTTGGGCTACCCGGCTGACAG GTTTGGCCGTCGAGGGATTGTGTTGCTGACCTTGGGCTTGGTGGGACCCTGTGGAGTAGGAGGGGCTGCTGCAGGTTCCTCCACAGGCGTCATGGCTCTGCGGTTCCTCCTGGGCTTTCTACTTGCTGGTGTTGACCTTGGCGTCTACCTGATGC GCCTGGAGCTGTGCGATCCAACCCAGAGGCTGCGGGTGGCCCTGGCAGGGGagctggtgggggtgggagggcactTCCTGTTCCTGGGCCTGGCCCTTGTCTCTAAGGACTGGCGGTTCCTGCAGCGGCTGATCACTGCTCCTTGCATCCTCTTCTTGTTTTACGG TTGGCCTGGCCTGTTTCTGGAGTCGGCACGCTGGCTGATAGTGAAGCGGCAGATTGAGGAGGCCCAGTCTGTGCTGAGGATCCTGGCTGAGCGAAACCGGCCCCACGGGCAGATGCTGGGAGAGGAGGCGCAGGAGGCCCTGCAGG aaCTGGAGAACACCTGCCCTCTCCCGGCAACGTCCTCCTTttcctttgcttctctcctcAACTACCGCAACATCTGGAAAAATCTGCTTATCCTGGGTTTCACCAA TTTTATTGCCCACGCCATTCGCCACTGCTACCAGCCTGTGGGCAGAGGAGGGAGCCCGTCGGACTTTTACCTGTGCTCCCTGCTGGCCAGCGGCACAGCGGCCCTGGCTTGCGTCTTCCTGGGCGTCACTGTGGACCGATTTGGCCGCCGGGGCATCCTGCTGCTTGCCATGACGCTCACCAGCATCGCGTCTCTGGTGCTGCTGGGCCTGTGGGACT ATCTGAATGAGGCTGCCATCACCACTTTCTCTGTCCTTGGCCTCTTCTCCTCCCAAGCCGCCGGCATCCTTAGCACCCTGCTTGCTGCTGAGGTCATCCCTACCACGGTCCG GGGCCGAGGTCTGGGCTTGATCATGGCACTGGGGGCGCTCGGAGGGCTGAGCGACCCAGCCCAGCGCCTGCACATGGGCCACGGGGCCTTCCTGCAGCATGTGGTGCTGGCGGCCTGCGCCCTGCTGTGCATCCTCAGCATCATGCTGCTGCCGGAGACCAAGCGCAAGCTCCTGCCGGAGGTGCTCCGGGACGGGGAGCTGTGCCGCCGGCCCTCCCTGCTACGGCAGCCGCCCCCCAGCCGCTGCGACCACGTCCCGCTGCTTGCCACCCCCAATCCCGCCCTCTGA
- the SLC22A17 gene encoding solute carrier family 22 member 17 isoform X1, translated as MAPRVATGTPEPSGGGGNKMDSTVEVAPNPNGQVGTLGDAVPAEQLQGELERPREREWGRDAGGGGLGSSLSLAVPPGPLSFEALLAQVGALGGGQQLQLGLCCLPMLFVALGMASDPIFTLAPPLHCHYGGLPPNASGREQPPNSSGVGVASAALVATSSDPACSGFAPPDFNHCLKDWDYNGLPVLTTNAIGQWDLVCDLGWQVILEQILFILGFASGYLFLGYPADRFGRRGIVLLTLGLVGPCGVGGAAAGSSTGVMALRFLLGFLLAGVDLGVYLMRLELCDPTQRLRVALAGELVGVGGHFLFLGLALVSKDWRFLQRLITAPCILFLFYGWPGLFLESARWLIVKRQIEEAQSVLRILAERNRPHGQMLGEEAQEALQELENTCPLPATSSFSFASLLNYRNIWKNLLILGFTNFIAHAIRHCYQPVGRGGSPSDFYLCSLLASGTAALACVFLGVTVDRFGRRGILLLAMTLTSIASLVLLGLWDCEHPPSPTVWAQPRKSSRDLNEAAITTFSVLGLFSSQAAGILSTLLAAEVIPTTVRGRGLGLIMALGALGGLSDPAQRLHMGHGAFLQHVVLAACALLCILSIMLLPETKRKLLPEVLRDGELCRRPSLLRQPPPSRCDHVPLLATPNPAL; from the exons ATGGCCCCCAGGGTGGCCACCGGCACCCCCGAGCCCAGCGGCGGGGGCGGCAACAAGATGGACAGCACCGTGGAGGTCGCCCCCAACCCCAACGGA CAGGTCGGGACCCTCGGAGACGCGGTGCCCGCCGAGCAGCTGCAGGGGGAGCTGGAGCGCCCGCGGGAGCGGGAGTGGGGGCGCGACGCGGGCGGCGGCGGCCTGGGCAGCAGCCTGTCGCTGGCCGTGCCCCCCGGGCCCCTGAGCTTTGAGGCGCTGCTCGCCCAGGTGGGGGCGCTGGGCGGCGGCCAGCAGCTGCAGCTCGGCCTCTGCTGCCTGCCCATGCTCTTCGTGGCGCTGGGCATGGCCTCCGACCCTATCTTCACGCTGGCGCCCCCCCTGCACTGCCACTATGGGGGCCTCCCCCCCAATGCGTCCGGCAGGGAGCAGCCCCCCAACTCCAGCGGCGTCGGCGTGGCCAGCGCGGCCCTGGTGGCCACCAGCTCGGACCCCGCGTGCAGCGGCTTCGCCCCGCCGGACTTCAACCACTGCCTCAAGGACTGGGACTACAACGGTCTGCCGGTGCTCACCACCAACGCCATCGGCCAG TGGGATCTGGTGTGTGACCTGGGCTGGCAGGTGATCCTGGAGCAGATTCTGTTCATCTTGGGCTTTGCCTCTGGCTACCTGTTCTTGGGCTACCCGGCTGACAG GTTTGGCCGTCGAGGGATTGTGTTGCTGACCTTGGGCTTGGTGGGACCCTGTGGAGTAGGAGGGGCTGCTGCAGGTTCCTCCACAGGCGTCATGGCTCTGCGGTTCCTCCTGGGCTTTCTACTTGCTGGTGTTGACCTTGGCGTCTACCTGATGC GCCTGGAGCTGTGCGATCCAACCCAGAGGCTGCGGGTGGCCCTGGCAGGGGagctggtgggggtgggagggcactTCCTGTTCCTGGGCCTGGCCCTTGTCTCTAAGGACTGGCGGTTCCTGCAGCGGCTGATCACTGCTCCTTGCATCCTCTTCTTGTTTTACGG TTGGCCTGGCCTGTTTCTGGAGTCGGCACGCTGGCTGATAGTGAAGCGGCAGATTGAGGAGGCCCAGTCTGTGCTGAGGATCCTGGCTGAGCGAAACCGGCCCCACGGGCAGATGCTGGGAGAGGAGGCGCAGGAGGCCCTGCAGG aaCTGGAGAACACCTGCCCTCTCCCGGCAACGTCCTCCTTttcctttgcttctctcctcAACTACCGCAACATCTGGAAAAATCTGCTTATCCTGGGTTTCACCAA TTTTATTGCCCACGCCATTCGCCACTGCTACCAGCCTGTGGGCAGAGGAGGGAGCCCGTCGGACTTTTACCTGTGCTCCCTGCTGGCCAGCGGCACAGCGGCCCTGGCTTGCGTCTTCCTGGGCGTCACTGTGGACCGATTTGGCCGCCGGGGCATCCTGCTGCTTGCCATGACGCTCACCAGCATCGCGTCTCTGGTGCTGCTGGGCCTGTGGGACTGTGAGCATCCTCCCTCCCCCACGGTGTGGGCCCAGCCAAGGAAGTCCAGCAGAG ATCTGAATGAGGCTGCCATCACCACTTTCTCTGTCCTTGGCCTCTTCTCCTCCCAAGCCGCCGGCATCCTTAGCACCCTGCTTGCTGCTGAGGTCATCCCTACCACGGTCCG GGGCCGAGGTCTGGGCTTGATCATGGCACTGGGGGCGCTCGGAGGGCTGAGCGACCCAGCCCAGCGCCTGCACATGGGCCACGGGGCCTTCCTGCAGCATGTGGTGCTGGCGGCCTGCGCCCTGCTGTGCATCCTCAGCATCATGCTGCTGCCGGAGACCAAGCGCAAGCTCCTGCCGGAGGTGCTCCGGGACGGGGAGCTGTGCCGCCGGCCCTCCCTGCTACGGCAGCCGCCCCCCAGCCGCTGCGACCACGTCCCGCTGCTTGCCACCCCCAATCCCGCCCTCTGA
- the EFS gene encoding embryonal Fyn-associated substrate isoform X2: MAIATSVYVVPPPARPCPTSGPLAGTCSLSPDPIYKIPRGRSSQLAGRGESLEVYDVPPTALRVPSSDPYDSPASFSHPLGPAAPQYPGEDEAPYDVPLNPKPPSELEPDVECEGDREPGPPLYASPSNLKRASALLNLYEAPEELLASGEAGGSDPEAIYDVPLLGPEAPPPETSGASAPANLDTLAQLLARSPPPPHRPRLPSAESLSRRPLPALPISETPSASPAPSPAPGRKGSIQDRPLPPPPPRLPGYGGSKVEGDPAVQEVEPDSAGQHNEYEGIPMAEDYDYVHLKGLDKAQGSRPLDKNVPEDPEPQRGLPEQQEAPPPGEPLVLPSGDLQLLHFYAGQCQSHYSALQTAVAALLSSTRANQPPRLFVPHGKQVVVAAHRLVFIGDTLGRLAASAPLRAQVGAVGAALGQALRATVLAVKGAALGYPSGSAAQEMAQCVAELVGRALQFTTLLSSLAP; the protein is encoded by the exons ATGGCCATAGCCACGTCG GTATATGTGGTGCCACCCCCAGCTCGGCCCTGTCCTACTTCAGGTCCTCTGGCTGGCACTTGCTCTCTCTCCCCGGACCCCATCTACAAAATCCCCAGAGGCAGAAGCAGCCAACTGGCTGGTCGTGGAGAATCCTTGGAG GTCTACGATGTGCCCCCTACCGCCCTCCGAGTGCCCTCCAGTGACCCCTATGACTCCCCAGCCTCCTTCTCCCATCCTCTGGGCCCAGCGGCCCCGCAATACCCAGGCGAGGATGAAGCTCCTTATGACGTGCCTCTGAACCCAAAGCCACCTTCCGAGCTGGAGCCAGATGTGGAGTGTGAGGGGGACCGGGAACCAGGGCCCCCCCTCTACGCTTCCCCCTCCAACCTGAAGCGGGCCTCGGCCCTTCTCAACCTGTATGAAGCGCCGGAGGAACTGCTTGCCTCCGGGGAAGCGGGGGGCAGCGACCCAGAGGCCATCTACGATGTGCCTCTGCTGGGGCCCGAGGCGCCTCCTCCAGAAACCTCAGGAGCCTCAGCTCCCGCTAACCTGGACACCCTGGCCCAGCTCCTGGCCAGAAGCCCCCCGCCACCACACCGGCCACGGCTGCCTTCGGCCGAGAGTCTGTCTCGCCGCCCTTTGCCCGCCCTGCCCATCTCGGAGACCCCCAGCGCCTCCCCGGCTCCGTCTCCCGCTCCAGGCCGCAAGGGCAGCATCCAGGACCGGcctctgcccccgcccccgccccgcctgcCTGGCTACGGGGGCTCCAAGGTCGAGGGGGACCCAGCGGTCCAGGAAGTAGAACCCGACTCAGCCGGACAGCATAATGAGTATGAGGGCATCCCCATGGCGGAGGACTATGACTATGTCCACCTGAAG GGCCTGGATAAAGCTCAGGGATCGAGGCCCCTGGACAAGAACGTCCCAGAAGATCCTGAACCACAGAGGGGGCTGCCAGAGCAGCAG GAGGCCCCGCCCCCCGGGGAGCCGCTGGTTCTGCCCTCCGGAGACCTCCAGCTCCTGCACTTCTATGCGGGGCAGTGCCAGAGCCACTACTCAGCCCTGCAGACAGCTGTGGCAGCCCTGCTGTCCAGCACCCGTGCCAACCAGCCTCCGCGCCTCTTCGTGCCCCATGGCAAACAGGTGGTGGTGGCTGCTCACCGCCTGGTGTTCATCGGGGACACCCTGGGCCGCCTGGCAGCTTCAGCTCCTCTGCGGGCACAGGTTGGGGCTGTGGGTGCAGCCCTGGGCCAGGCACTGCGGGCCACTGTGCTGGCTGTTAAGGGCGCTGCCCTGGGCTATCCATCTGGCTCTGCGGcccaagagatggcacagtgtGTGGCAGAGCTGGTGGGGCGGGCCCTGCAGTTCACCACCCTCCTCAGCAGTCTGGCCCCCTGA
- the SLC22A17 gene encoding solute carrier family 22 member 17 isoform X2 — MAPRVATGTPEPSGGGGNKMDSTVEVAPNPNGVGTLGDAVPAEQLQGELERPREREWGRDAGGGGLGSSLSLAVPPGPLSFEALLAQVGALGGGQQLQLGLCCLPMLFVALGMASDPIFTLAPPLHCHYGGLPPNASGREQPPNSSGVGVASAALVATSSDPACSGFAPPDFNHCLKDWDYNGLPVLTTNAIGQWDLVCDLGWQVILEQILFILGFASGYLFLGYPADRFGRRGIVLLTLGLVGPCGVGGAAAGSSTGVMALRFLLGFLLAGVDLGVYLMRLELCDPTQRLRVALAGELVGVGGHFLFLGLALVSKDWRFLQRLITAPCILFLFYGWPGLFLESARWLIVKRQIEEAQSVLRILAERNRPHGQMLGEEAQEALQELENTCPLPATSSFSFASLLNYRNIWKNLLILGFTNFIAHAIRHCYQPVGRGGSPSDFYLCSLLASGTAALACVFLGVTVDRFGRRGILLLAMTLTSIASLVLLGLWDCEHPPSPTVWAQPRKSSRDLNEAAITTFSVLGLFSSQAAGILSTLLAAEVIPTTVRGRGLGLIMALGALGGLSDPAQRLHMGHGAFLQHVVLAACALLCILSIMLLPETKRKLLPEVLRDGELCRRPSLLRQPPPSRCDHVPLLATPNPAL, encoded by the exons ATGGCCCCCAGGGTGGCCACCGGCACCCCCGAGCCCAGCGGCGGGGGCGGCAACAAGATGGACAGCACCGTGGAGGTCGCCCCCAACCCCAACGGA GTCGGGACCCTCGGAGACGCGGTGCCCGCCGAGCAGCTGCAGGGGGAGCTGGAGCGCCCGCGGGAGCGGGAGTGGGGGCGCGACGCGGGCGGCGGCGGCCTGGGCAGCAGCCTGTCGCTGGCCGTGCCCCCCGGGCCCCTGAGCTTTGAGGCGCTGCTCGCCCAGGTGGGGGCGCTGGGCGGCGGCCAGCAGCTGCAGCTCGGCCTCTGCTGCCTGCCCATGCTCTTCGTGGCGCTGGGCATGGCCTCCGACCCTATCTTCACGCTGGCGCCCCCCCTGCACTGCCACTATGGGGGCCTCCCCCCCAATGCGTCCGGCAGGGAGCAGCCCCCCAACTCCAGCGGCGTCGGCGTGGCCAGCGCGGCCCTGGTGGCCACCAGCTCGGACCCCGCGTGCAGCGGCTTCGCCCCGCCGGACTTCAACCACTGCCTCAAGGACTGGGACTACAACGGTCTGCCGGTGCTCACCACCAACGCCATCGGCCAG TGGGATCTGGTGTGTGACCTGGGCTGGCAGGTGATCCTGGAGCAGATTCTGTTCATCTTGGGCTTTGCCTCTGGCTACCTGTTCTTGGGCTACCCGGCTGACAG GTTTGGCCGTCGAGGGATTGTGTTGCTGACCTTGGGCTTGGTGGGACCCTGTGGAGTAGGAGGGGCTGCTGCAGGTTCCTCCACAGGCGTCATGGCTCTGCGGTTCCTCCTGGGCTTTCTACTTGCTGGTGTTGACCTTGGCGTCTACCTGATGC GCCTGGAGCTGTGCGATCCAACCCAGAGGCTGCGGGTGGCCCTGGCAGGGGagctggtgggggtgggagggcactTCCTGTTCCTGGGCCTGGCCCTTGTCTCTAAGGACTGGCGGTTCCTGCAGCGGCTGATCACTGCTCCTTGCATCCTCTTCTTGTTTTACGG TTGGCCTGGCCTGTTTCTGGAGTCGGCACGCTGGCTGATAGTGAAGCGGCAGATTGAGGAGGCCCAGTCTGTGCTGAGGATCCTGGCTGAGCGAAACCGGCCCCACGGGCAGATGCTGGGAGAGGAGGCGCAGGAGGCCCTGCAGG aaCTGGAGAACACCTGCCCTCTCCCGGCAACGTCCTCCTTttcctttgcttctctcctcAACTACCGCAACATCTGGAAAAATCTGCTTATCCTGGGTTTCACCAA TTTTATTGCCCACGCCATTCGCCACTGCTACCAGCCTGTGGGCAGAGGAGGGAGCCCGTCGGACTTTTACCTGTGCTCCCTGCTGGCCAGCGGCACAGCGGCCCTGGCTTGCGTCTTCCTGGGCGTCACTGTGGACCGATTTGGCCGCCGGGGCATCCTGCTGCTTGCCATGACGCTCACCAGCATCGCGTCTCTGGTGCTGCTGGGCCTGTGGGACTGTGAGCATCCTCCCTCCCCCACGGTGTGGGCCCAGCCAAGGAAGTCCAGCAGAG ATCTGAATGAGGCTGCCATCACCACTTTCTCTGTCCTTGGCCTCTTCTCCTCCCAAGCCGCCGGCATCCTTAGCACCCTGCTTGCTGCTGAGGTCATCCCTACCACGGTCCG GGGCCGAGGTCTGGGCTTGATCATGGCACTGGGGGCGCTCGGAGGGCTGAGCGACCCAGCCCAGCGCCTGCACATGGGCCACGGGGCCTTCCTGCAGCATGTGGTGCTGGCGGCCTGCGCCCTGCTGTGCATCCTCAGCATCATGCTGCTGCCGGAGACCAAGCGCAAGCTCCTGCCGGAGGTGCTCCGGGACGGGGAGCTGTGCCGCCGGCCCTCCCTGCTACGGCAGCCGCCCCCCAGCCGCTGCGACCACGTCCCGCTGCTTGCCACCCCCAATCCCGCCCTCTGA
- the EFS gene encoding embryonal Fyn-associated substrate isoform X3 yields the protein MAIATSVYVVPPPARPCPTSGPLAGTCSLSPDPIYKIPRGRSSQLAGRGESLEVYDVPPTALRVPSSDPYDSPASFSHPLGPAAPQYPGEDEAPYDVPLNPKPPSELEPDVECEGDREPGPPLYASPSNLKRASALLNLYEAPEELLASGEAGGSDPEAIYDVPLLGPEAPPPETSGASAPANLDTLAQLLARSPPPPHRPRLPSAESLSRRPLPALPISETPSASPAPSPAPGRKGSIQDRPLPPPPPRLPGYGGSKVEGDPAVQEVEPDSAGQHNEYEGIPMAEDYDYVHLKEAPPPGEPLVLPSGDLQLLHFYAGQCQSHYSALQTAVAALLSSTRANQPPRLFVPHGKQVVVAAHRLVFIGDTLGRLAASAPLRAQVGAVGAALGQALRATVLAVKGAALGYPSGSAAQEMAQCVAELVGRALQFTTLLSSLAP from the exons ATGGCCATAGCCACGTCG GTATATGTGGTGCCACCCCCAGCTCGGCCCTGTCCTACTTCAGGTCCTCTGGCTGGCACTTGCTCTCTCTCCCCGGACCCCATCTACAAAATCCCCAGAGGCAGAAGCAGCCAACTGGCTGGTCGTGGAGAATCCTTGGAG GTCTACGATGTGCCCCCTACCGCCCTCCGAGTGCCCTCCAGTGACCCCTATGACTCCCCAGCCTCCTTCTCCCATCCTCTGGGCCCAGCGGCCCCGCAATACCCAGGCGAGGATGAAGCTCCTTATGACGTGCCTCTGAACCCAAAGCCACCTTCCGAGCTGGAGCCAGATGTGGAGTGTGAGGGGGACCGGGAACCAGGGCCCCCCCTCTACGCTTCCCCCTCCAACCTGAAGCGGGCCTCGGCCCTTCTCAACCTGTATGAAGCGCCGGAGGAACTGCTTGCCTCCGGGGAAGCGGGGGGCAGCGACCCAGAGGCCATCTACGATGTGCCTCTGCTGGGGCCCGAGGCGCCTCCTCCAGAAACCTCAGGAGCCTCAGCTCCCGCTAACCTGGACACCCTGGCCCAGCTCCTGGCCAGAAGCCCCCCGCCACCACACCGGCCACGGCTGCCTTCGGCCGAGAGTCTGTCTCGCCGCCCTTTGCCCGCCCTGCCCATCTCGGAGACCCCCAGCGCCTCCCCGGCTCCGTCTCCCGCTCCAGGCCGCAAGGGCAGCATCCAGGACCGGcctctgcccccgcccccgccccgcctgcCTGGCTACGGGGGCTCCAAGGTCGAGGGGGACCCAGCGGTCCAGGAAGTAGAACCCGACTCAGCCGGACAGCATAATGAGTATGAGGGCATCCCCATGGCGGAGGACTATGACTATGTCCACCTGAAG GAGGCCCCGCCCCCCGGGGAGCCGCTGGTTCTGCCCTCCGGAGACCTCCAGCTCCTGCACTTCTATGCGGGGCAGTGCCAGAGCCACTACTCAGCCCTGCAGACAGCTGTGGCAGCCCTGCTGTCCAGCACCCGTGCCAACCAGCCTCCGCGCCTCTTCGTGCCCCATGGCAAACAGGTGGTGGTGGCTGCTCACCGCCTGGTGTTCATCGGGGACACCCTGGGCCGCCTGGCAGCTTCAGCTCCTCTGCGGGCACAGGTTGGGGCTGTGGGTGCAGCCCTGGGCCAGGCACTGCGGGCCACTGTGCTGGCTGTTAAGGGCGCTGCCCTGGGCTATCCATCTGGCTCTGCGGcccaagagatggcacagtgtGTGGCAGAGCTGGTGGGGCGGGCCCTGCAGTTCACCACCCTCCTCAGCAGTCTGGCCCCCTGA
- the EFS gene encoding embryonal Fyn-associated substrate isoform X1 has protein sequence MAIATSAQLARALYDNTAESPQELSFRRGDVLQVLQREGASGLDGWCLCSLRGQQGIVPANRVKLLPAGPTPSLSQAPLAQPVSPYPVPEHSKEDQEVYVVPPPARPCPTSGPLAGTCSLSPDPIYKIPRGRSSQLAGRGESLEVYDVPPTALRVPSSDPYDSPASFSHPLGPAAPQYPGEDEAPYDVPLNPKPPSELEPDVECEGDREPGPPLYASPSNLKRASALLNLYEAPEELLASGEAGGSDPEAIYDVPLLGPEAPPPETSGASAPANLDTLAQLLARSPPPPHRPRLPSAESLSRRPLPALPISETPSASPAPSPAPGRKGSIQDRPLPPPPPRLPGYGGSKVEGDPAVQEVEPDSAGQHNEYEGIPMAEDYDYVHLKGLDKAQGSRPLDKNVPEDPEPQRGLPEQQEAPPPGEPLVLPSGDLQLLHFYAGQCQSHYSALQTAVAALLSSTRANQPPRLFVPHGKQVVVAAHRLVFIGDTLGRLAASAPLRAQVGAVGAALGQALRATVLAVKGAALGYPSGSAAQEMAQCVAELVGRALQFTTLLSSLAP, from the exons ATGGCCATAGCCACGTCG GCACAGCTGGCCCGGGCACTCTATGATAACACAGCCGAGTCCCCCCAGGAACTGTCCTTTCGCCGGGGGGACGTTCTCCAAGTGCTGCAGAGGGAGGGCGCCAGTGGGCTGGACGGCTGGTGCCTCTGCTCCCTGCGTGGCCAGCAGGGCATCGTGCCAGCCAACAGAGTGAAGCTCCTTCCTGCCGGCCCCACGCCTAGTCTCTCCCAGGCACCTCTCGCCCAGCCGGTCTCCCCATACCCGGTCCCTGAGCACAGCAAGGAGGACCAGGAG GTATATGTGGTGCCACCCCCAGCTCGGCCCTGTCCTACTTCAGGTCCTCTGGCTGGCACTTGCTCTCTCTCCCCGGACCCCATCTACAAAATCCCCAGAGGCAGAAGCAGCCAACTGGCTGGTCGTGGAGAATCCTTGGAG GTCTACGATGTGCCCCCTACCGCCCTCCGAGTGCCCTCCAGTGACCCCTATGACTCCCCAGCCTCCTTCTCCCATCCTCTGGGCCCAGCGGCCCCGCAATACCCAGGCGAGGATGAAGCTCCTTATGACGTGCCTCTGAACCCAAAGCCACCTTCCGAGCTGGAGCCAGATGTGGAGTGTGAGGGGGACCGGGAACCAGGGCCCCCCCTCTACGCTTCCCCCTCCAACCTGAAGCGGGCCTCGGCCCTTCTCAACCTGTATGAAGCGCCGGAGGAACTGCTTGCCTCCGGGGAAGCGGGGGGCAGCGACCCAGAGGCCATCTACGATGTGCCTCTGCTGGGGCCCGAGGCGCCTCCTCCAGAAACCTCAGGAGCCTCAGCTCCCGCTAACCTGGACACCCTGGCCCAGCTCCTGGCCAGAAGCCCCCCGCCACCACACCGGCCACGGCTGCCTTCGGCCGAGAGTCTGTCTCGCCGCCCTTTGCCCGCCCTGCCCATCTCGGAGACCCCCAGCGCCTCCCCGGCTCCGTCTCCCGCTCCAGGCCGCAAGGGCAGCATCCAGGACCGGcctctgcccccgcccccgccccgcctgcCTGGCTACGGGGGCTCCAAGGTCGAGGGGGACCCAGCGGTCCAGGAAGTAGAACCCGACTCAGCCGGACAGCATAATGAGTATGAGGGCATCCCCATGGCGGAGGACTATGACTATGTCCACCTGAAG GGCCTGGATAAAGCTCAGGGATCGAGGCCCCTGGACAAGAACGTCCCAGAAGATCCTGAACCACAGAGGGGGCTGCCAGAGCAGCAG GAGGCCCCGCCCCCCGGGGAGCCGCTGGTTCTGCCCTCCGGAGACCTCCAGCTCCTGCACTTCTATGCGGGGCAGTGCCAGAGCCACTACTCAGCCCTGCAGACAGCTGTGGCAGCCCTGCTGTCCAGCACCCGTGCCAACCAGCCTCCGCGCCTCTTCGTGCCCCATGGCAAACAGGTGGTGGTGGCTGCTCACCGCCTGGTGTTCATCGGGGACACCCTGGGCCGCCTGGCAGCTTCAGCTCCTCTGCGGGCACAGGTTGGGGCTGTGGGTGCAGCCCTGGGCCAGGCACTGCGGGCCACTGTGCTGGCTGTTAAGGGCGCTGCCCTGGGCTATCCATCTGGCTCTGCGGcccaagagatggcacagtgtGTGGCAGAGCTGGTGGGGCGGGCCCTGCAGTTCACCACCCTCCTCAGCAGTCTGGCCCCCTGA